Proteins from a single region of Haloplanus sp. GDY1:
- a CDS encoding dienelactone hydrolase family protein, with amino-acid sequence MPSSRLVPVLVAALVLLSGCSGVLSGEDTPTATPTDQPDPTPTPVPEPTATAEASYTQTPHTGCQPGAIEKNGTCQAVTSGGNADVFDAENLSAITSTRTTIDGTPGYLARPADDGTYPAVVVIHEWWGLNGNVEHMADVLAGHGYVVFAVDLYGGEVATNASRAAELSGQVRENPDVAVSKMSRAVSGLRDRPDTTDRVASLGWCFGGGQSLQLSLSDADLNATVIYYGTLTTNASTLRRIDGPVLGIFGSEDRVVGIETVREFDRTLGDLGVEREIHVYEGAGHAFANPSGESFRPNDTRDAWNRTLRFLDENLREDESAASRER; translated from the coding sequence ATGCCCAGTTCACGACTCGTTCCCGTCCTCGTCGCCGCGCTGGTGCTCCTGAGCGGCTGTTCGGGAGTCCTCTCGGGTGAGGACACGCCGACGGCGACCCCCACCGACCAGCCCGATCCCACGCCGACGCCCGTCCCCGAGCCGACGGCGACCGCCGAGGCGTCCTACACCCAGACGCCCCACACGGGCTGTCAGCCCGGTGCCATCGAGAAGAACGGCACCTGCCAGGCGGTCACGAGCGGCGGCAACGCCGACGTCTTCGACGCCGAGAACCTCTCGGCCATCACGAGCACCCGGACGACCATCGACGGCACGCCGGGCTACCTCGCCCGACCCGCCGACGACGGCACCTACCCCGCCGTCGTCGTGATCCACGAGTGGTGGGGGCTCAACGGGAACGTCGAGCACATGGCCGACGTCCTCGCCGGCCACGGCTACGTCGTCTTCGCGGTGGATCTCTACGGCGGCGAGGTGGCGACGAACGCCTCCCGGGCGGCCGAACTCTCCGGGCAGGTGCGCGAGAACCCCGACGTCGCCGTCTCGAAGATGAGCCGGGCCGTCTCGGGGCTTCGCGACCGCCCCGACACCACCGATCGGGTCGCCAGCCTCGGCTGGTGTTTCGGCGGCGGGCAGAGCCTCCAGTTGAGCCTGAGCGACGCCGATCTGAACGCGACGGTCATCTACTACGGCACGCTGACGACGAACGCGTCGACGCTGCGGCGCATCGACGGCCCCGTCCTCGGGATCTTCGGCTCCGAGGACCGGGTGGTCGGGATCGAGACCGTCCGCGAGTTCGACCGGACGCTGGGCGACCTGGGGGTCGAACGCGAGATCCACGTCTACGAGGGGGCGGGCCACGCCTTCGCCAACCCGAGCGGCGAGAGCTTCCGCCCGAACGACACGCGAGACGCGTGGAACAGGACGCTGCGCTTCCTCGACGAGAACCTGCGGGAAGACGAGTCCGCGGCGTCGCGGGAGCGGTAG